AGCCCAGGTACGTGCATTTCATCAACCAATGTTGTAGCTTAGTACACTTATTATTGGGTATTCTTGCCCATGCCGTGCAGCCAAAAATACAAAGTTGAACTACATTGGGAGTTTGGCCTGAAAATACCTCTTTGGGCGTTCAACCATTTAGAGAGGTCTTTGGGGTAACGTTTGATATGTACGCCATGTGGAGTATGGCGTAGCCCCAGAATTTGTCCGGTAAGTTGGCATTGGCGCGCATACATTGTTTGGAGTTGTTTAATGTCCTTATCACGTGCTTGGCTACGGCATTACTTTTTGCCGAGTTTGCCTTGGTCTTTTGGTGTTCAATTCCCTTGCTGCATAGCCAGTCTTCAAAGGCGTTTGAGGTGTATTTGCCTCCTCCATTGGTGTGCAACACTTTGATTTTATTACCCGTAAGGTTTTTGACTGACGCTTTGAGCTCTTTAAATTGGGCCAGGTATTTGTCCTTTGACTTTAGTAGGTGCACAAAAATTTTGCACAACTTATTGTCAATTGTTATTGCAAAGAATCAAATCCTGCCAATCCCTTGGACTGCAGCTGGGCCGTGGAGATTGCTATGCATAAGTTGAAGGACTGCAGACAAGGTGGATTGTGATGGAACAAATGGTGCACATGCATGTTTGCCTTTGAGGCAAGGTTTGCATGGAGATTGTGGAGGTGAGCGCTTTCCTACAATGTCCATTCCATGTACTGAGCCGTTCCAAAACATGTCAAGAACGTACTCATAGCTGACATGACCCAATTGTCTGTGCCAGGTCTTGAGGTCTGCGTGTGCAATTTTCCCGGTGGCATATGCAACAAATTCACCTGCATCAATATTGTCCCTGTTGTTGATGCTTTTGGACTCAACAATAGCCATGTATGTGTCAACCTTGGTATGTTTTACAACGCATTTAACTTTGTATAGCTGACCAGATGTTTCTCTAGCAAAGCCTATTTCAGGCCCGTTGCCTTGGTCACCTACAAGAATTGCGCCAAATGATTTACAGAAGAGCACATTGGTGCCTCCTGGGTGAGTTCTTTGACCAACATTAAGTTTGCATTCAATTTGGGTACATGTAGCACAGACTTTATGAACGCAGGAGTTTTGACGCCGTGACGGTTGTATAACATTACATGAACTTGGCCAACACCAATTGCAGGGATCAAGTTCCCATTGCCCACTTGAATTTGGATTGGTGGTGTTAGTGTCTGGTAGGTGTAGAACCAATGCCGATTTGGCGTCATGTGTCTTGATGCACCCAAATCAAGTAGCCAGGTGTTCTTGTTATGTGACAATTTGTCCAATACAgtgagcgcatatatcttGGGGCCTACAGAGGAATTGCCTGATTTATCTGTTACGGCAACCTTAGCGGAGTTGCCTTTTGATGTGTTGGCTTGGGACTTGTTGGACTTGTCCTTTgactgctttgagttctgcTGTCTCTGCCAGGGACCAGTGCCTTTGGCTCCACCGCCTTTTGCCCAGCATTCCTGCTTGGTGTGACCAGGCTTTGAGCAGTTGGCGCAAGGGGGACCTAAGTCCTTCCTCTTCCCTTTTGGGTTGTTCCTTGCTGATTTTCTTGTCATAGATTTGCCCTTCAACAATTGCGCAAACATTGCGGTAATCCCTCCACCTTTTTGCCGACGTTCTTCCTCTTGTAATGTGGCTTTGCATATGGCATTGGATGTGATGGCTGCCTGCTGCGTAGATGTCTGGATGACGGTGCTGACAATTGCATAGGATGGTGGGCGCATTCATGATTA
This genomic interval from Rhizoctonia solani chromosome 11, complete sequence contains the following:
- a CDS encoding Retrovirus-related Pol polyprotein from transposon TNT 1-94, giving the protein MRPPSYAIVSTVIQTSTQQAAITSNAICKATLQEEERRQKGGGITAMFAQLLKGKSMTRKSARNNPKGKRKDLGPPCANCSKPGHTKQECWAKGGGAKGTGPWQRQQNSKQSKDKSNKSQANTSKGNSAKVAVTDKSGNSSVGPKIYALTVLDKLSHNKNTWLLDLGASRHMTPNRHWFYTYQTLTPPIQIQVGNGNLIPAIGVGQVHVMLYNRHGVKTPAFIKTHPGGTNVLFCKSFGAILVGDQGNGPEIGFARETSGQLYKVKCVVKHTKVDTYMAIVESKSINNRDNIDAGEFVAYATGKIAHADLKTWHRQLGHVSYEYVLDMFWNGSVHGMDIVGKRSPPQSPCKPCLKGKHACAPFVPSQSTLSAVLQLMHSNLHGPAAVQGIGRI